The Salvia miltiorrhiza cultivar Shanhuang (shh) chromosome 2, IMPLAD_Smil_shh, whole genome shotgun sequence DNA window AAAAAGAAAATCCAACCAAATGAGCCAGACTAAACCTAAAGTGCTTAAGGCAACAATGATAATATGAGTGTTTTTTTCCCTGATACTGTTTTCTTCTTATTTGTTCGTGCATTCGAGAGCTCAAGTGTTTGAGGCAACAATAATAATACGGGTtggagtttttattttttatttcaatttttggtTTCTTTACCTAAAGGGCAAAATAGTGAAGGTATAGGTATCTTTTAATTAAAAGGTTTCTATTTTACTGGGTATGTTTATATTTGTAATATGAAAATGAGGACATTCCATTTTTAGCTTATAATATATGCATTGTTGATTAATAACTATTCACGATAATTATCTATAGATATcattaaattacataaaaagaCACATAGCTATAGTGATTAGCATATGAATTGGATGTTCTTTTATTTGTGTTTCAAGCAATGTGGTCCAATCAATATAATGATCACAACGCCTTTGgatttgtatattttaaaagtatataTTAGTACCAAACATTAGATATAGTTTTCCTACATAGTTTGGTAGATCTGCCATTTCTTATATATGATGgcatttaatttgatttgattgaaGTGATTAGCTTGAAAATGATTAATTTGGAACTCACAATACTTGATGATATTGTAACATGTTCCAAAGCATATATAAACAATAACACCTTTTCCTACCGTTGCAATATTCGGAAAATGAAGTAGTTAAATAATCtgttaatattataatatatatgcatgtttcacatgaATACTTGATTGTTTATACTAATTGAAATATTGTTTTCATGTACTCCTATGTATGTGCACGCGCGTCTTGatttgattcattgattttttttagttggatCAAACCGAActatatgtttttttatttaatcacatgAACTATATTGAAGTTTGATTAGTGATACTAAAATTAAGTTTATGACTAAAATAACTACCTCAAATAAACTAATGGATTACGTATTATATTTACAATACTCTTTAAAACTTTAAAAGGACAAAAAGGGAAAGCTGCACAATATGTGTTTAATTACcctacaaaaaaaaacaaaaaaaaaaaaacaaaacaaacaaactcaTTTTGCAATTTCAAtaccaattttaaaatttggaaGTACATAGTACAAATTATATATAAGGGTTCAAAtaagaatttttatttaaactgACAACAGAGTATCATTCTCAACTCTTCGATCATGAAGATCTAaagtttcaaatattaattgCACGAACCACATTTTATTTTGGCAAGAATAAAATGAAAACACGAATGTATATCGAACTCAACTTACATGTTGAAAATATCAtttgttaattattttactcAAGAAATTGACGAAATAAAAAAGTCAAATAGCCAAAAAAAATCGCGATCCCAAATGCGATACTCACCAGAAATAGTGGTCGCATTCCAAttgcaaataaaaataataattaagtatttaattgtcaatttctaaaaatgatattaGAAATACAAAATAGGTCGTGATTGTAATTTTGTTTGGCAATTAattttctcaataaaaatatgtaCAGTGCAAATATTAGATAAAACTGAGGAACAAATGTAGGACGGGGCAAACTAAAATCTAAAAGAAATAACAGGTGTCCTCATGTGAAATCTGTTTCATGGTGAAATCGGGTTTCAAACGACACTATTTCAACATACTTCAACATAAAATATGTTAACATTGTaaaatgtcatttgtatgttgaaataatgtcatttgaaaCTCAGTTTCACCGTAAAATCGATTTCACGGAAATTTTTCTGAAGAAATAAAGTATGTAATCATGATTCATCAACCAAATCCCTCCATCCccaacttaaaaataaaaaaaatgaaaaaatatgcAAGCATCCTAATCCATATAAATTTGTCCTTGCATTCTTATTAAATTGCAAATTTGTCATTAATAGTTATATTCCTATCCGATTGGTTCGAGTtgtaataaaataagatataagTTGCTTTTGCAATACAACAAATATATAGGCAGTGCTCCACTCAGAACAAGACATACATACAGTACGTGATTTATTTTTCTACACCCAATTTAATGGGTAAAAGCCTCACAAATAAGTTTAAGGGACTATTAATAACATTAAGCAATAAATTTATAACGGGTTCCATTTATTTAAGATAAAATTCTAGCTActacataaaaaaaaagattaaggttggataattaaaaaatgtattccaTTAGACGTATACGCAGTGTTAGTAAATTCTTAAAACAGCAATCAATTTAATCACTAGTTGTTGTATACTGTCTTGGCAAATTTATGAGTTGGGTCAAATTAAGCCCAACTCCATAACAAACATTCACTATCAATATACCTCAACTGACTAAACTTCAaatattgtactccctccgtcccaaacgaaatggctCATTTATTTTCGGcatgaagattaagaaatgtgtataaagtagataaagtgggttggtggaaattatttaaatattaagtatagagagagagtgtattgccaaaaaaggaaacaggacattcgtttgggacagcccaaaaaggaaaacatgacatttcgtttgggacggagggagtacctaaCGAAACACAATTTCCAAATAGTGCATGAGTTAGCAAAAACAGGCTCGACCCGGTTTCGGGCTaatagattaatattatttccttATTAAAGCCAATTAAAACATTATACTtcctttaaattttatttctattaattatattctaattattacttaaatacataaaaatttaaatttactttaataaaattattacattaaactcataaatattgaaattatttttataatttctaaTTATCAGTTAcaatagtattttttatttgtgtctGTGTTGTTTTCGGTTGCTTTTCGTTGGATGCGGAGAACAAGGGTGCATTTCGGGGCAATGGTCTGGCCGGAGCTCTGCTTGTGCATCGGCATTCTTGGCATCTCGTTTTTTTGTTCGAGCGGTGATTACTGGCCGATGGTTAGTTCGGAGGTCGGGAAGTCTCCTATCTTGTTTAGTCCTTCTCTttgtagacgagtactctttttcccatTAAGGATTTTTCCCTCGTGGgtttactttaatggattttAACGAGGCCCGACCTTTAATTAccgttttgtgctctcaagggtgtctttaggttttttctttttctctttaataaaattttaatttaataaattagtaATTCACTCTGATATAAAATTGCAAGTCCCGCAACAATGATCATTGTAATGCTACATGTAGAGCCATGCATGAAGAAGGGCAGGCTGAACTCAGTGTGAAGGAGGAAGAGTGCGTCACCCTTTGGGACGTTTACCAGGCTACTCAGCCGACTTACACAACGGAGGCACTCTTGGGTGTTATTGGGTTCGATGAGAAGGGTTAAGCCGGAGACAGGAAGACTTCGGGTGGATGTTGATGTTCTTTTTTATGATGGTGATAGGGTTTTCGGTGTGGGTATAATTGCTCGTGTCCATCACGAGAAAATCCGACTGGCTAGGTCAAAACCAACTGTCCCATCCTCCAATATTATGATGACAGAGATTATGGTTGTGGTGCACGGTATTACGACGATTTCAGAGTTTGCGTTCGAGGTTATTGAATTTTTTGTTGATGTACATTCTTTTTTATGTCCGAACGATGGTTACACCCGAATAGGATAGGAAGTTTCTCCTGGAGAATGTGTGTGAGATTCCTCAGCTGACGAGAGGGAGCTTTTTATGTGGGCTCTTTCATATGTAGCATTTTGCCAATTGTGCAGCTCATAGACTAGCTCAGTTTGCTAGGACCTTGTCTCGATCCATTTGTTGCACTGATGATTTCTCTTCTTGGTTGAGGGATATTgttttggatgattatcctGATTTATATATGAGTTTCcattcgaaaaaaataatttatattgatatataaattgaaaGTCGCATAACAATGATCGTAATGCGCTAGTAATTAGTAATTCATATTAGTATATATAGAATTGCAAGTCGCACAACAATGGTCAATTGGTCATAAGTCATAATTACAAATGATGCAGTGGTATATATAGTGTCGCCGATATTTTTTAAGTCTGAATATTTTTTAGATAAGGATATTAGTATTTTATATATCAAACTTTCAAcgttttcaataaaaaaattcaattcgATTTCAAATAAGAATCAATGATTACAAAATTGTTAGCCAGAAGGTTGGTTCTGACCCAACCCATCGGGCCATTTTACTTGGACAACACtagtatattaaaaaaatgaggTATCAGTGCCGAGCCCGAGCCCAATATTTTATATTGGTATTTCTTTAACTAAGCTCATTAGGGTTTCGACTTTACAATTATTAACACTTTATAAATTATCTCTTGTCAGCGAGAAACCCATGAAACTTATGTGAGTTATCATAATTGACCTTCAATCAGTAAATACATTctcaaacttaaaaaaaaatactctattCGTCCTTATAAAAAGTATTCATTTATAAACGGCACGatttttaataaagtagttgaatTTGTTATAAATGGAGTAAGAATCCCACTTTATTGTGAGTAAAAGAACTTATCAAAAATGGActggatacattttatgaggacggactaaaatgacaaattggatacattttatgagaatggagggagtacatatCTTCTTAAAAGAGTGTTTAATTTTGAAGATTTgttttaatagataaaaataagattaatcatttgaattgaaattttgaaacatcacaaattttttttattatttatatcatcCAAGTTAATCTCACTTGATTCATATTCCATTGAAATAGTCAAATTTAGGAAAtcttactttaaaaaaaaaaaaacactccaTCATACATCTTAtcaaggggtaattgcctgtaaatccacaacgtttacacggaattggtttttgctcatattttaaaaaatgtggctctaaaatacataaccttttttTTGTCGCGTTTTTGGCCGGCCGCCGGTTTACCCCAAATTTAAAATGATGTGGCATCAGAAAATTATATTGTGGCATCGAAAATTGCACAGTAGGATGtcagaaattaaattaaaaacgaCACTGTTTTCATTAAGAAGAAACAACGTCGTTTCTTCATCTTTTAACCTTACAGAATTGAATTCCCAAATTACATTTCCAATTCAGTGGAATAGGGTTCTTCGAAGTCCAACGTGCGCAGACGATTTCGGGCGAATACCAATGATTTCGGGCGAGAATCCGTAAAAAGGGCACGTCCACAGTCTCCATGGCCGACGACGAAGTCGTGAACCCGTAAGTATTCGCctctttgtagttgtggaaccgTATTTGCGATAGGTTTAGAAATTGATGTATCTGTGGCAATTTTTGTTTGCAGTGATACATTTGGGGGAAACCGGCGGCCGGCCAAAAATGCGACAAaaaaaaggttatgtattttagagccatatttttcaaaatacgagcaaaaaccaattccgtgtaaaacGACGTGGATTTACAGACAATTACCCATTTTATCAATTATGTAAGGAAACGTCACTTTAAGTAATaattgtatatttttgaaaaatcagACATTAAAACACTAAAATTTTTATTCAATaactttatttaaaataaaatattatcagaTATAActcaattattaataaatatattaaaaagttaCTACTATAAAAgctttattaaataaattattaaaaaatatactgTATCTCTCTCACTCAGGTCTACTGCTCCTTCCATTGCTCTAGTCGCGCCGCCTCATCCGTCCGCTCGCCACCACCGATTGCACAAAACAGCCCGTCGCCAGCAGCATCAAATTCCGGCATGCCGTCTTCATAAGCCCAGCTGGTGCGCAGCCGGTTGCCTCAGCAGTCGCCGTCGCTCATCGTCAATAGCCACCGGCAGCCGTCGCCCTTTTTTTTGTTCGATTCAAGGTCAAATCCGAATTTCCCTCAATTTCTATACCCCTAAATCTGAGACCAAATTTGCTTCTATGTTCAAAGCAAAAGTCATCACCCAATACAAGGGCCTAACGTGAAatctttaaaacataaaaaaggaGAATCGTTTGTGAACAGTATGCGTTTCTAGTGTTGAGAAACTGAAAAAAATCCAAAATGCGTTTGCCATTAGTGTTCAGTTGGAGCAGATATCTTTGACTGCAAAACGCAGAATACCGTCCGGTTGAAGAAGCCCTTAGTACTTTTTTTCTTAGTATTTTTTTCATTGAATTGGAATATGTAATTTTGATGCATGTTAATTAATCTGTGGGCCATTGATGTATTCGATGCGGTTGAACTCATTTTTGAAAGTTTAAGTGTGCGTCTTCATGGGAATTCAAGATAAACTCATATATTCTCAGTGaatgaaatatgaatttttcTTGAGAAATGGAAGGATACATTTGGTGCTGAAAGCTTATTGTTTCCCTTAGTTTagtttttatatgaaaattcaATTTGTTCTTTCATGTTTTGGATtagaattttcttttccttgCGTGCTTTGTTTTACAGTTGATTTAATTGTTTATGCTAACTCAGAATCTTGGCCATGCCCTAGAAAGGTCATTTATGCTCGATGAGTCCCACATTATCCTGAAATGTTTCTATCGCGTGTGGTTGAAAAAAGTGGAAATCGTGTTTCTTTTTACACGTGTTTGAGGATCATTACATTGTTAAGAATGGTAAATAATTGATGTATATGGCATACTGGTTTCAATCCGCCGGGTCTCGTGGAAATTGTGATCAAATCCCTAAATTGCGCGAATGTGTAGTATATGTTGTGAGTTTGTAATAATGTTTCCCATACATCTTGGAACTTCATTAAATTTTTCGAACACTAGCGCGATCTGATATTGTTTTACATTATGATTCTTTTGTCGTGTAGCGATATCATCAGTTTCTAACCGTTAAAAAAGGATTCTTTGTCGTTTAGCGGTTTACTCAGATATTTTCTTAAACAAGTTAGCAGATGTATCGAATCATAACCTGATTTGTCCAACTAGGATCTTATTCTTACCTTAATATGTAATGggccatcaaatttaatttacttTACAACTCATAGTTTTTCATTGCAATACTGCGTGTTGGGAGATTCATGTTAACATTCTTGACAGAAGCTGTTATTCTCTTGGCGGGATCTTGAGGGATGTCGGCTCAAGTTACACCTGCTAAGAGGCCACTCGACCAAAGTCTTACAGATGTAAGTGGTAGAAGGAAGTGGCAGAAATCGGCAGGTTCTGATATTGCACCATTTAATTCATCATCATCTAGCAAGGTTATACGAGTACTTTGCCCAGCTTCCAGAATTGGTGGCATTATTGGAAAAGGTGGCAGCACCATATCTCAAATACGCCAAGAGACTGGAGCAAGAGTCCGCGTCGAGGAAACGATACCTGGATGTGATGAAAGAGTCATAATTATTGTAGGACTAGATAAAGCTAAGGAAATTGTCAGTGAGCAGGTTAAGGCCGAAGACGAGGAGACTAAAATCCCAGAGTCCAGTGAGAACCCTGAAGAAGATGGGGAAGGCAATGAAGAGCAGGATGTTCCAGTTGATGACTCTAAATCAGATAAGGACAAAGAGAACTCCTCTGTTCAGAAAGCTTTGCTAGTTGTGTTTGATAAAATGGTTGACATGTTGGCTGAGACAaaggaaggagaagaagaaagtAAAAAGCCATCTTCATTTGTTGTTAGGCTACTTGTCTTCTCTGGTCAAGTAGGCTGTCTGTTAGGGAAAGCTGGCAGTGTGATAAAACAAATGTCATCTGAAAGTGGAGCGCAGATACGAATTCTTCCAAAGGATAAGCTGCCTGCTTGTTCATCTTCTTCTGATGAACTTGTGCAGGTACTTCTGTCTTCATTGTATTTAGCACATTATTTGACACACATCTAACTGCATTTCAGTTTGCCTCCGCACTCATTACCTTGTGTATTTATATGTGCAAAATGTACTTGAATATATTTGTCAGGAACTGCATGTACCTATCACATGTGTCAGCGATGAATATCATTTAGACAAGTTTGAGATATAAAGCCATGACTAAGATACTAAGATCAAGATCTTGAAATGCAACAAGGATATCAATAATTCctgaattttaaataataataaataaatagttaaatactaaaactttaaaaacttaattattgatttgatgAATTGAGTATCTTTTGACATCTCGTTCTCTTTTGCAGATCTCTGGTACTCTTGATGCCATCAGGAAAGCTCTTCTATCTGTTTCCCAGCAACTGCTTGAGCATATTCCTAAGTATCAGGATCCTTTTCcagtcaaccctgttggtccgTCATCTTATTCCTTTGGTGCTCCTAGACAGGATAGGTTTCCACCTCCAAATCGTCCTTTTCATGGACATGGAGCACCCTATCCATCTGGATTTCATGATGGTGATGCTGGTATTCCTGGTAGAATGAATTTTCCTCCTGAAGTTATAACTTACCGGGTGCTGTGTAATGAGGAGAAGGTTGGTGGGGTAATTGGAAAGGGAGGATCTATTGTCAAAGCTCTTCAACATGAATCTGGCTGTGATATCAAGGTCCTAGAGGGTACAGGCGACGCGGAAGATCGCATAATTATCATATCTGGTCCTGCTGTATGGTTTTGATTCTTTGCTTTGTTTACATCTCTTAGATTTCACATTTTTCTTCCTCCCACTCTTCTACTAATAAATGTAAGGCAATAAATGGTTGCTGATTCCTATGTAATGCAGCATCCAGACGATGCAATATCTCCCCCACAAGATGCTGTGCTTCGAGTGCAAGCAAGAATATTTAGGTCTGCACCTGAAAGCAAGGATAACACCATGGTTGCAAAACTCCTTGTCTCCTCTCATCAAATTGGATGTCTCCTTGGTAAGGGTGGTTCAGTCATTGCTGAAATGAGAAAGTCAACTGGAGCTTACATCCGTATTCTGGGCAAAGACCAGGTTCCAAAGAATGCTTCAGAAAATGAGGAAGTTGTTCAGGTATGCATGAAGTTAAGCATCAAACGTCCTTGAAACTTGCATATGATTAATCTATTTAAAGGGGGTGAATCCCATCTTATTTTCAGTTCCATATATTTGATGGTTTGGAGCCACAAAAACATAGGACTTTTCTCTGACCTTATTTTTTTCTCCTGTCGTATGCAATTCTAGGTTAATGGAGACTTTGAAGTAGTTCAAGAGGCTCTTGTGCAGATAACATCAAGGTTGAAGCAC harbors:
- the LOC131010637 gene encoding KH domain-containing protein HEN4-like, encoding MSAQVTPAKRPLDQSLTDVSGRRKWQKSAGSDIAPFNSSSSSKVIRVLCPASRIGGIIGKGGSTISQIRQETGARVRVEETIPGCDERVIIIVGLDKAKEIVSEQVKAEDEETKIPESSENPEEDGEGNEEQDVPVDDSKSDKDKENSSVQKALLVVFDKMVDMLAETKEGEEESKKPSSFVVRLLVFSGQVGCLLGKAGSVIKQMSSESGAQIRILPKDKLPACSSSSDELVQISGTLDAIRKALLSVSQQLLEHIPKYQDPFPVNPVGPSSYSFGAPRQDRFPPPNRPFHGHGAPYPSGFHDGDAGIPGRMNFPPEVITYRVLCNEEKVGGVIGKGGSIVKALQHESGCDIKVLEGTGDAEDRIIIISGPAHPDDAISPPQDAVLRVQARIFRSAPESKDNTMVAKLLVSSHQIGCLLGKGGSVIAEMRKSTGAYIRILGKDQVPKNASENEEVVQVNGDFEVVQEALVQITSRLKHHFFRDAFPPMIHHPNPAFMEQMPPFPSYMGRREFSPSGTFSNRGPPFNNFDGPGGLPPVGGFHPHDDQPHFAHDFPRQGVPPHISERMPPAAPWGTQGPIEGPGAMGFPDYPGGPQRRLGGFAGGNQPVITSTTVEVVVPRFVVPAIYGEEGGCLRQIREISDAKVNITDPKAGATETVIIISGTPEQTNAAQSLIQAFVICETEAA